Genomic segment of Avibacterium volantium:
CCAAATAACGCAACAATTTCTCGCGGTCAATCCGTTTACCCACATAATGAATTTGCAACGAACCCCAGTCGGGTTGTTGTGTGATTAAACAATTTGATTTTAACAAATGGCTGACTAAATATTCTTCGACAACCTGTTCGCCTTGCGTGCTGTTTTCCAAATAATGTGGGTTAAATTGATAATCGGTGATTTCAATATCTTGTTCATCAATACAATCTCCTTGTAAGGAATCAATGAAAGTGCGGTCATAATTTGCTAAAGAATTTAACCGCACTTTCACTTCACCTTTGGCACAATCCGCTAAATCCTGTTGCAAAATCTGTTGCACTTGGGCGAAGCTGTCAAAATGGCTTTGATTGAAGCTGTTGAGATAGAGCTTAAAACTTTTTGATTCGATCAAGTTCTCGCTACGAAAATCAATTTCCACGTCCGCAATCGCCACTTGCGGCACGCCTTTAGGATTGAGCCATGAGATTTCATAAGCCGTCCAAATATCTGCGCCAAAGGTAAAAGGCTGTGTTGCCACAATGCCAAGCTGTTCACGGTTTAATTGACGTGGCACAGCTTGCAATAA
This window contains:
- the queF gene encoding NADPH-dependent 7-cyano-7-deazaguanine reductase QueF (Catalyzes the NADPH-dependent reduction of 7-cyano-7-deazaguanine (preQ0) to 7-aminomethyl-7-deazaguanine (preQ1) in queuosine biosynthesis) is translated as MNYNHQSLHALKLGQETKYAQHYDRTLLQAVPRQLNREQLGIVATQPFTFGADIWTAYEISWLNPKGVPQVAIADVEIDFRSENLIESKSFKLYLNSFNQSHFDSFAQVQQILQQDLADCAKGEVKVRLNSLANYDRTFIDSLQGDCIDEQDIEITDYQFNPHYLENSTQGEQVVEEYLVSHLLKSNCLITQQPDWGSLQIHYVGKRIDREKLLRYLVSFRQHNEFHEQCVERIYCDLMRFAQPEKLTVYARYTRRGGLDINPFRSNFETVPHNARLARQ